The Acidobacteriota bacterium sequence CGATCCGTGTGCGCTCCGTTGACGCGAACGGGGCCGAGATCTCGACATCCGCGTGGTTCTGGGTTCGGCCGGGGGAGACGCGGGCCTGTTTCGGTTGCCACGAAAGCCGCGAGTCGGCACCGGTGAACCGCAGGGTCCTGTCCACGACGCGGCCGCCTATCTCGCTCGTCGAGACGACCGTCGAGGTGGCCCGGCGATGACGATCATGACCCGACGTCGGATCCGCTACGCGGTGACGGGATTCTTTCTGGTCACTCTGGTTCTTGGTCTGGCCGGTTGGGTGGGCGCACACACCTGGCTCCCGGCCCACGTCCAGGTAAAGACCGGTCGTACGGAGGTGCCGCAGGGGATGTGCCTTCGGTGTCATGCGAATCGTACGGCGCCCCCGGTGGCGGCGCAGCGCCCGCACACCCGCTTCGTCTCCCCGGAAGGCCTGGCGGTCTCACCCGACGGCGCTCGGTTGTTCGTTGCTGCATCCGGTGTCGATCGTCTGATCGAGGTCGATCTATCGACCGGGAAAACGAGTCGATCGATCGACCTGCCGGGCGGCCCCCATGGCGTGGCCGTCTCTGCAGATGGCCGGAGGCTGGCGGTCTCCAGCCGTCACGGGGATCGGGTCCGCATCCTCGACATGGCGACGCTCGAACTGCAAGAGGAGCTCGAGGTCGCCGAACCTCTCGGTCTGGCCCTCTCCGCCGACGGCGATCGGCTCTTCGTCGCCGAGGGATTTGGAAACGCGCTCGTCTTCGCCGAGACATCCTCCTCCACCGTCGGCCGACTGGTCGCCGGCATGCAACCGTACGCACTGGACCTCTCGCAGGATGAGCAACTGCTCGCAGTGGCGAACCGGCTGGTCCGACCCGCCCGACCGGGTGTTCTCGCAGCCTCCGAGGTCACCCTGATCGATGCCCGGAACAATCGCATTCTGGAGCGGCGAGAACTTCCCTCGGCCCACCTGAGCGAGGGCATCGCGGTTTCGGCCGACGGCTCCCTCGTCCTGGCCAGCGCGCTGAGATTTCGCAATCTGCTGCCCCTGACGCAGGTCGCCCGCGGCGCGGTGATGACAAGTTCGATCGTGTTCATCGAGACTCGTTCCGGCGGTCACACCGTCCAGTTCCCACTGGACGAGGTGAACGCCTTCTTCGCCGATCCCTCGGGCGTGGCGCTGACCCCGGACGAGGGCGTCGCCTTCGTGGCTCACATGGGAGCCCGGAAGGTAACCGCGATCGACGTGCACGCGTTGCGCGATCTGGTGGCGGATCGCGACGAACGGGAGCTCGACCTACTGGCCGACGACCTGGGGATCTCGGAGCGCTACGTGCTGGCACGAATCCCGACCCGCGAAGCACCCCGGGGGCTGGCTCTGTCGCCATCGGGAGATCGTCTGTATGTCGCCGAGCGGCTGGCCGATTCGATCGCCGTGATCGATACGATGTTACTCGAGGTCGTCGACCGGATCGATCTCGGGGGGCCGAACCAGCGAACACCGGAGCGCCGTGGCGAGCAGGTGTTCCATGACGCCTCCGGGACGTTTCAGGGGCAGTTCTCCTGTCGCTCGTGTCACCCCGACGGACACAGCGACGGTCTGATCTGGGATTTCGAGATCGACGGTGTCGGGCAGAACCTGGTCGACACCCGTTCGTTGCGCGGGATTCGCGACACCGCTCCCTTCAAGTGGAACGGCAAGAACCCGGATCTGGCAACCCAGTGCGGGCCGCGTTTTGCAAAGGTGCTCACGCGGTCCGACCCGTTCCCCCCGGACAAACTGAGAGACCTGGTCGCTTTCATCGAGTCGATACCCGTGCCGCCACGGCGGTCGTCCCATGGCTCGACCGAAGCGCTGGAAGCGGGGCGCAAGATATTTTTCCGAACCCACACCAACAACGGTCGGATGATCCCCACCGAGCAGCGCTGCGACACGTGCCACCGTCCGCCGCTGTTCACCGACCGCCTGTCCTCGGACGTCGGTACGGATGGACGTTTCGACACACCCCACCTTTTCGATATCGGGTCGACTGCGCCCTACCTGCACGACGGCCGTGCGTTGACGCTGGAGGAAATCTGGACGGTGTTTTCCCCGGACGACACGCACGGAGTCGCCGAGGATCTGAGCAAGGTGCAACTCAACGATCTCGTGATCTATCTGAGGAGTTTGTGATGCGCGCCAAACTGGCCACGCTGATCGCATTCGTCTTGCTGTGTTCGACCGCACCGGTCGCAGCCGGCGATGTGCCGTTCACCGGTTGGGAAGTCTTCGACACCGCCAGCGGGTTGCCGTCGAACAAGGTCTTTGCCGTCCTGGTCGAGGGGCCGCGTGTCTGGGCCGGTACCGAGGAAGGACTGGCCCTGCTCGAGAACGACGCCGTGCGCGTGTTTGGCACGGCTGACGGTCTTCCGTTCCCTGCGGTGACCGCTCTCGCCGTATCGGAGAACGGCGATCTCTGGATCGGAACGATGGGTGGGCTGGCGCGATTGACCGGCGGGCGGTTTGACGTCTTTACGCAGGTCAACAGCGGTCTCGCCAACAACGTTGTCTATGGGATCAGCGTGGACGGGCCGAACGTATGGGTCGCCACCGCGGCCGGGCTCAGTCGCTATGACACGCGCACCGGTGGGTGGGCGATCTTCGACACGACCAACACGCTGATGCATGAGCCCTGGACCTATTCGGTCTTGGCCGAGCGCGGCGCGGTCTACGTCGCCGTGTGGGGCGGCGGCGTGATCGTTCGGGACCGAGTGACCGGGCAGTTTCGCGAACATCGCGATCCGGATGGCGAGATGGAGATCGACCTCTTTCGTGACGACGGCCTGGTCCACGATGTCACGTCTGCGATCGGAGTGTCGGGCGATTTGATGTGGGTCGGCACCTACTTCGGGCTGAGTCGGTACGACGGACGGCGTTGGAAGAGTTACAGTCAGATGGACAGCGGTCTGGCCGGCGACTTCATCAATTTCGTCGTCGCCCGTGACGATCTGGTGTGGATCGCGACGGACCAGGGCATGAGCCGCTTTGACGGTCAGACCTGGCATACCTGGCGCCGACTTCCGGGCAGATCCTTCGAACTGCAGATCGACGGACCCGACGGCGAGCGTAGAACGCGACGGCAGACAAGCGGTCTCCCCAGCAATACGGTCTTCTGCATCGGTCTGGCGGGCGACGATGTCTGGGTCGCGACCGCGGCTGGACTCGCTCACGGAATCGCTGCCGATTCGAACCCCTCGATCAAGCCCAACAAGTGAATTAAGGAGACGACGAATGAAAGAAGATCTCACCATGTCAATGGATGAAGTATTCGAGGAACGCCTCAGCCCGGGTGCCCGGGCCGAACTCGAGGCGTTGGGTCTGGTCGGAACGGAACGATTGGGTCTCGATCCCGTAGCGGATCGACCGTTGATTCCCAAGCGGGCGATCGAAGCGCCCGAGATGCTCAACGAGGCATATGACTACGCAAAACCCGCATCGTTCAGCCGCGGCATGTCCGTGGAGTTACCCGGAGCGACGATGATCCTACTCTCCGGGACCGCCAGCGTGGACCACACCGGCGCGAGTATCCATCCCGGCGATTTTGACGCCCAGTGCCTGCGCACGTTTGGCAACCTGACTCAGCTGCTCGTCGCCGAGGGAGCGAGCTGGCACGATGTCGTCCGGACGAGTTGCTACCTTCGGGACATCGAGCGCGACTACGACCGCTTCAACGAACTACGAACCGCGTTCATGAACTCCGTCGGTCTGAACCCGCTGCCGGCAAGCACGGGAATCCAGGCCCGTATCTGTCGCTCCGACCTGCTGGTCGAGATCGAGGCGACGGCGATCGTGCCGCGGGGATGAGACGGATGGCGTCACGAGCGATCGGTTTGCTGCTGGCGGCCGGCCTGCTGTTCGTCGGCAGCTCGACGATTCGCGCGGGCGAGTCCGGCGAAGCCGACCGGGGGGAGCCACAGCAGGTCTATGCTCGGACACCCGACAAACTGGTGCCTTATTCCCGGTCGGGAAACCCGTATCGGCAGTTCTACCTGACAGCGCCGGTGTTCCGGGGAGAGGGCCGAGAGGGTGCAGACCCTGCCGGAGTGTCGACGGTGCGCATCGGTCTGCTGGCGCCCTTGCACGATTCGCCGGATGTCGCGGCAGGTTCGAGTCTCAGGCGCGGCGTCGAACTGGCGCTGGACGAGGCCAACCACCAGGGTGCGTATCAAGGGATTCCCTTCGAGTTGGTCCTCAAGAACGATCAGGCGTTGTGGGGCAGCTCAAGCAACACCCTCGTCGAATTGGCCTACACCGACCGGGTCTGGGCGGTGATCGGTTCGGTCGATCCAAACAGCACCCACGTGGCTTTGAGGGTCGCCCTCAAGACGGAACTGCCCATCGTCAATGTCGGCAGCACCGATCCGACGATGACCGAAACCGGGATCCCGTGGATCGTGCGGATAACTCCCGACGACCGGCAGTCGGGCTATCGGATCGCCTCTCTGATCTTCGAGGAGAAGGGGCTGTCCCGTGTCGCCGTGATCCGTTCGAGCGATCGGTACGGCCGGTTTGGCATCAAGGAGTTCCGTGACGGTGCCCGACGATTGGGCCGACCGCTCCCGATGGAGCTTCTAGTCAATCTGGGTCAACGGGATTTTTCGTCGCAACTGGATCGTCTCGCAGATTCCGGTGCCGAGGCGGTGGTCCTGTGGGTCAAGGCGGCGGAGGCGGGGCGAATCGTGCGCCAGATGGCTGAGCGTGGAATGAACCTACCCGTCGTCGGTACGGATCGGATCGTATCGGAAGAGTTTCTCGAGCTCGCCGGTGAAGCGGGCGAGGGGGCCGAGGCGGCGTTCTGGATGAACCCCGGACGACAGGATCCGGGTTGGTTGGGATTCACCCGCCGCTACCGCGAGCGGTTCGGGGCCGACCCCGACGCGTTCGCGGCCTACGGCTACGACGCGGCACGGCTGGTCTTTGAGACCGTCAGGACGCAGGGGCTGAACCGCGCGCGGATACGCGACGGGTTGAGCGCCGTCCGTGAGTATGACGGTGTGACCGGGACGATTCACCTCGACGCGACGTCGAACAACGTGTCACCCGTTGTCATTGCGAAGGTCGTTGGGGGGCGTTTTGTCTTTCGCTGAGGTCACCCTGGCCGTCACGATCCTCGCAGGTCTTCCGCTGACCGGCGCCGAGCCCGATCGCATCGTGATTGGGCTGCTCGTGACGACGGGACCCTCCGCGGAGGCGCTCACCGAGGGCGCGGAACAGGCCGTGAACGAGATCAACATGGCCGGGGGTATCGACGGGAGAGATCTCGAACTCGCCCGCCTCGCCGTGGGGGGACCGTGGAGCGACGGGGCCGGTCTGACGGCGCGTCTGGTCTTTGAAGAGCGGGTCGTGGGTCTGATCGGTCCGACCGCCGACGGGGCGGCCCACGTCGCTGCTCAGATCGCAACGCGAAAGCGGATCCCGGTGATCACTTTGTCTCCGGAGGAGTCCCTGACGCAGGCGATGGTTCCGTGGGTCTTCCGGGGAGTTCCCGGCGATGGCGCGCAAGCTCGCGCGTTGCTGCGCGGGCTGTTCGAAGATCCGCAAGGGAAGACCGCGCTACTGGCGGTTCCCGACGGTCGTTCCGGTCGTGAGCGCGCCACAGCGGTTCGAAGCGCCTGTCGGGATCTCGGTGTGCGCGTGGTTGAAACGCTAGTCGGCGACCAGCCCGCTGGCGACGATAGCACCGCTGCCGACGTGTTGTTGCTCTGGCTCGATGCAGCGCAGGCCGTCGGTCGTCTTCAGGCGCTCGGGCGCGAGGGAACGCCGCAGCGGATCCTCGGCAGCACGCGGCTGGATACTCCGGAACTCGTCGGCGCGCTTCCGGATTGGGCGAAAGGACTCGTCCTTCCGCTTCTCCGGGGCGACTCTGCGTCCCCGGTGGTAGCGCCGGGAATCCACCACGCGCTGGGTTACGACGGGATTCGCGCGTTGGCCGACGCGGCGCGACGGCGGGGGCGAGAACCGGAGGCGTTACGTCGCGGGCTGGGCGAAACGCAGGTTCACGGCCACACGGGAACGTTTGCGTTCGATTCGCGCGGGAATCGTGTGGGATCGATCGAGTTCGGGGTTGTCCGTAACGGACAACTGCTCCGGCCTCGCCTGCGTGGGGGGCATTGATAACTGTGCAGGAGCCGCTAATCCCGGCTTCGGCGAGGTGAGGGAAAGCATGGAGTACGAAATACCCGATCTCAGCGTCCTTAGACGATGCTGGTCGGACTACAAGGACGAATCCCGAACCCACGAGGTAGAGGTCAACGGCGTCAGCTTTGGGGGCGAGGTTCCCGTGATCATCGCCGGCCCGTGTGCGGTGGAGAGTCTGGAACATACTCTAACCATCGCGCGTGACGTTCGCCGCGTCGGTGTGCGTCTGATGCGTGGCGGTGTGTACAAACCGCGAACCAGTCCGCACAGTTTTCAGGGTCTGGGCGAAGAGGGTCTGGAGATCCTAGACGAGGTTCGGCGTTTGACCGGGCTGGGGATCGTGACCGAGGTGATGGATCCGCGGTTGGTGGAGCAGGTGGCCGCTGTCGCCGACATGCTACAGATCGGGTCCCGCTCGATGCAGAATTTCCCGCTGCTCACGGAAGTCGGCAAAACTCGAAAACCGGTGTTACTCAAGCGAGGTTGGAACGCGACCCT is a genomic window containing:
- a CDS encoding regulator, with translation MRAKLATLIAFVLLCSTAPVAAGDVPFTGWEVFDTASGLPSNKVFAVLVEGPRVWAGTEEGLALLENDAVRVFGTADGLPFPAVTALAVSENGDLWIGTMGGLARLTGGRFDVFTQVNSGLANNVVYGISVDGPNVWVATAAGLSRYDTRTGGWAIFDTTNTLMHEPWTYSVLAERGAVYVAVWGGGVIVRDRVTGQFREHRDPDGEMEIDLFRDDGLVHDVTSAIGVSGDLMWVGTYFGLSRYDGRRWKSYSQMDSGLAGDFINFVVARDDLVWIATDQGMSRFDGQTWHTWRRLPGRSFELQIDGPDGERRTRRQTSGLPSNTVFCIGLAGDDVWVATAAGLAHGIAADSNPSIKPNK
- a CDS encoding Rid family hydrolase, which codes for MKEDLTMSMDEVFEERLSPGARAELEALGLVGTERLGLDPVADRPLIPKRAIEAPEMLNEAYDYAKPASFSRGMSVELPGATMILLSGTASVDHTGASIHPGDFDAQCLRTFGNLTQLLVAEGASWHDVVRTSCYLRDIERDYDRFNELRTAFMNSVGLNPLPASTGIQARICRSDLLVEIEATAIVPRG
- a CDS encoding ABC transporter substrate-binding protein, with translation MASRAIGLLLAAGLLFVGSSTIRAGESGEADRGEPQQVYARTPDKLVPYSRSGNPYRQFYLTAPVFRGEGREGADPAGVSTVRIGLLAPLHDSPDVAAGSSLRRGVELALDEANHQGAYQGIPFELVLKNDQALWGSSSNTLVELAYTDRVWAVIGSVDPNSTHVALRVALKTELPIVNVGSTDPTMTETGIPWIVRITPDDRQSGYRIASLIFEEKGLSRVAVIRSSDRYGRFGIKEFRDGARRLGRPLPMELLVNLGQRDFSSQLDRLADSGAEAVVLWVKAAEAGRIVRQMAERGMNLPVVGTDRIVSEEFLELAGEAGEGAEAAFWMNPGRQDPGWLGFTRRYRERFGADPDAFAAYGYDAARLVFETVRTQGLNRARIRDGLSAVREYDGVTGTIHLDATSNNVSPVVIAKVVGGRFVFR
- a CDS encoding ABC transporter substrate-binding protein, whose protein sequence is MSFAEVTLAVTILAGLPLTGAEPDRIVIGLLVTTGPSAEALTEGAEQAVNEINMAGGIDGRDLELARLAVGGPWSDGAGLTARLVFEERVVGLIGPTADGAAHVAAQIATRKRIPVITLSPEESLTQAMVPWVFRGVPGDGAQARALLRGLFEDPQGKTALLAVPDGRSGRERATAVRSACRDLGVRVVETLVGDQPAGDDSTAADVLLLWLDAAQAVGRLQALGREGTPQRILGSTRLDTPELVGALPDWAKGLVLPLLRGDSASPVVAPGIHHALGYDGIRALADAARRRGREPEALRRGLGETQVHGHTGTFAFDSRGNRVGSIEFGVVRNGQLLRPRLRGGH
- the aroF gene encoding 3-deoxy-7-phosphoheptulonate synthase, whose amino-acid sequence is MEYEIPDLSVLRRCWSDYKDESRTHEVEVNGVSFGGEVPVIIAGPCAVESLEHTLTIARDVRRVGVRLMRGGVYKPRTSPHSFQGLGEEGLEILDEVRRLTGLGIVTEVMDPRLVEQVAAVADMLQIGSRSMQNFPLLTEVGKTRKPVLLKRGWNATLEEWLCAAEYIAKQGNRNIVLCERGIRTSCNSDYSRNVLDLNVIEPLRRLCPLPIIVDPSHATGAWRLVAAMSHAALASGAQGLLIEVVHREIDRAKLKCDAEQGVPPGVLAEIVESAFAFPPCLPCLSVGRL